A stretch of the Paenibacillus dendritiformis genome encodes the following:
- a CDS encoding phage scaffolding protein — MNKEQLLALGLSDEQAEKAAAASQEELKAYIPKTRFDEVNAAKKKAEDDLKERDKQLEELSKAAGTSEELKKQIEKLQAENQAAKEQYEADLKDLTLTNAIKSALAGKVHDEALVAGLFDKSKLVIDGDEVVGLEEQLKGLQESKSFLFKTDGSQQQQQPGFKVGGNGEGNPPSNKPASLADAIASHFKQ; from the coding sequence ATGAACAAAGAACAATTATTAGCGTTGGGACTATCTGACGAACAAGCTGAAAAAGCAGCAGCCGCTTCGCAGGAAGAACTCAAAGCGTATATTCCTAAAACACGTTTCGATGAAGTGAATGCAGCCAAGAAAAAGGCTGAAGATGATTTGAAGGAACGGGACAAACAGCTTGAAGAACTAAGCAAAGCAGCGGGCACTAGCGAAGAATTGAAGAAGCAGATCGAGAAATTGCAAGCGGAGAACCAGGCCGCCAAGGAACAGTATGAAGCTGACCTCAAGGATCTCACGCTGACCAACGCGATCAAGTCGGCACTGGCTGGAAAAGTCCACGATGAGGCGCTTGTCGCCGGCTTGTTTGACAAGTCCAAGCTGGTGATCGACGGCGATGAGGTTGTCGGCTTGGAGGAGCAATTAAAAGGGCTGCAAGAGTCCAAGTCGTTCCTTTTCAAAACGGATGGCTCTCAGCAGCAACAGCAACCAGGATTTAAGGTAGGCGGGAACGGCGAAGGTAACCCGCCAAGCAACAAGCCAGCATCATTAGCCGATGCCATTGCTTCGCACTTCAAACAATAA